In Gordonia iterans, the following proteins share a genomic window:
- the lpdA gene encoding dihydrolipoyl dehydrogenase, with product MTEHFDTVVLGAGPGGYVAAIRSAQLGMKTAVIEEKWWGGVCLNVGCIPSKALLRNAELAHVFQHEAKTFGISGEVSFDFGAAFDRSRKVSDGIVKGVHFLMKKNKITEIDGYGVFEDASTIAVGDRKVTWDNLIIDTGSTVRLLPGVELSDNVVTYEQQILTRDLPESIAIVGAGAIGMEFGYVLANYGVDVTIIEFLPRVLPNEDEEVSKEIAKQYKKLGVKILTGTAVQTVDDQGSQVVVTYKDPKGAENSLTVDKVLMSVGFAPRVEGYGLEKTGVALTDRGAIAIDDHMRTNVPGVYAIGDVTGKLMLAHVAEAQGVVAAETMAGAETMPLGDYRMMPRATFCQPQVASFGLTETQAKDEGYDVKVTKFPFSANGKAQGLAATAGFAKLVTNAETDELLGGHLVGDNVSEMLPEMTLAQKWDLTAKELARNVHTHPTMSEALQETFHGAIGHMINL from the coding sequence GTGACTGAACACTTTGACACCGTCGTCCTGGGCGCCGGCCCAGGCGGGTACGTGGCCGCGATCCGGTCCGCCCAACTCGGAATGAAAACTGCCGTCATCGAGGAGAAATGGTGGGGAGGCGTCTGTCTGAACGTCGGCTGCATCCCGTCCAAGGCGCTCCTTCGCAACGCTGAGCTGGCTCATGTGTTCCAGCACGAGGCGAAGACCTTCGGGATCTCCGGTGAGGTGAGCTTCGACTTCGGCGCCGCCTTCGACCGCAGTCGCAAGGTCTCGGACGGGATCGTCAAGGGAGTCCACTTCCTGATGAAGAAGAACAAGATCACCGAGATCGACGGTTACGGCGTGTTCGAGGACGCGTCGACGATCGCGGTCGGCGATCGGAAGGTCACCTGGGACAACCTGATCATCGACACCGGCTCTACCGTGAGGCTGCTGCCGGGCGTCGAGCTCAGCGACAACGTCGTCACCTACGAACAGCAGATCCTGACCCGGGACCTGCCCGAGTCCATCGCGATCGTCGGCGCCGGGGCGATCGGCATGGAGTTCGGTTACGTCCTGGCCAACTACGGTGTGGACGTCACCATCATCGAATTCCTCCCCCGTGTCCTTCCCAACGAAGACGAAGAAGTGTCCAAGGAGATCGCCAAGCAGTACAAGAAGCTTGGCGTCAAGATCCTCACCGGAACCGCCGTGCAGACGGTCGACGATCAGGGCTCGCAGGTGGTCGTCACATACAAGGACCCGAAGGGCGCGGAGAACTCGTTGACCGTCGACAAGGTCCTGATGTCCGTCGGCTTCGCGCCGCGTGTCGAGGGCTACGGTCTGGAGAAGACTGGCGTGGCGCTCACCGATCGGGGAGCCATCGCGATCGACGACCACATGCGGACCAACGTCCCCGGCGTCTACGCGATCGGCGACGTCACCGGCAAGTTGATGCTGGCGCACGTGGCCGAGGCACAGGGCGTGGTGGCCGCCGAGACGATGGCCGGTGCCGAGACCATGCCGCTGGGCGACTACCGCATGATGCCGCGTGCGACCTTCTGCCAGCCGCAGGTCGCCTCGTTCGGTCTCACGGAGACGCAGGCCAAGGACGAGGGCTACGACGTCAAGGTCACCAAGTTCCCGTTCTCGGCCAACGGCAAGGCACAGGGGCTCGCGGCCACCGCCGGTTTCGCCAAGCTCGTCACCAACGCCGAGACCGACGAGTTGCTCGGCGGTCACCTGGTGGGCGACAACGTCTCGGAGATGCTTCCGGAGATGACTCTCGCGCAGAAATGGGACCTGACGGCGAAGGAACTCGCGCGCAACGTCCACACGCACCCGACGATGAGCGAGGCACTCCAGGAGACCTTCCACGGCGCGATCGGACACATGATCAACCTCTGA
- a CDS encoding NADH:flavin oxidoreductase codes for MVLDLFAPARLGPLTLRNRLIKCATFEGMTPDALVSDDLIEFHREYAAGGVAISTVAYCAVSGEGRTDRHQIWMRDEAVPGLRRLTDAIHAEGALAAAQLGHAGAVSNSKSNRARALGPGAIPAPMGMSLTRRLSVDEMPALRAKFATAAKLAVDSGFDALEVHCGHNYLISSFLSPLLNHRRDGYGGPLVNRARLAREVLETVREAVGPDVAVWAKLNMYDGVGAPGPGRGPKPWRGFNVDEACETARLFEADGYIDAIEPTAGSSLLNPMYLFHGRPPRASFAAAFTGAMRAGLKTAGPVFLKYYPYHDAYLLPLARELRAATSLPIILLGGITDRASMDLAMAEGFDFVAMGRALLREPDLPRRIAADPDTVSRCTHCNECMPTIYSRTRCPIRTGELPDPVGR; via the coding sequence ATGGTCCTCGACCTGTTCGCCCCCGCACGACTCGGTCCGCTGACACTGCGGAACCGGCTGATCAAGTGCGCCACCTTCGAGGGCATGACCCCCGATGCGCTGGTCAGCGACGATCTGATCGAGTTCCACCGCGAATACGCCGCGGGCGGAGTCGCGATCAGCACCGTGGCCTACTGTGCGGTCTCCGGTGAGGGCCGCACCGACCGGCACCAGATCTGGATGCGCGACGAGGCCGTACCCGGTCTGCGCCGGCTGACCGATGCGATCCATGCCGAGGGAGCACTGGCAGCGGCTCAGTTGGGGCATGCGGGTGCGGTGTCGAACTCGAAATCCAACCGCGCCCGAGCGCTCGGCCCCGGAGCGATTCCGGCGCCGATGGGAATGTCACTGACGCGCAGGCTGTCTGTGGACGAGATGCCCGCACTGCGTGCGAAGTTCGCCACCGCGGCCAAACTCGCCGTCGACTCCGGATTCGACGCCCTCGAGGTCCACTGCGGTCACAACTATCTGATCAGCTCGTTCCTCTCCCCTCTGCTCAACCATCGCCGCGACGGTTACGGAGGACCGCTGGTGAACCGCGCGCGCCTCGCGCGCGAGGTCCTCGAGACGGTCCGGGAAGCCGTCGGCCCCGATGTCGCAGTGTGGGCCAAACTCAACATGTACGACGGTGTCGGGGCTCCGGGGCCCGGACGGGGACCGAAGCCGTGGCGCGGGTTCAACGTCGACGAGGCCTGTGAGACGGCGCGGCTCTTCGAAGCCGACGGCTACATCGACGCGATCGAACCCACCGCGGGCAGTTCGCTGCTCAATCCGATGTACCTGTTCCACGGGCGGCCGCCGCGTGCGTCGTTCGCCGCCGCATTCACCGGCGCCATGCGGGCCGGCCTCAAGACCGCGGGACCGGTCTTTTTGAAGTACTACCCGTACCACGACGCCTATCTGCTGCCGTTGGCCCGGGAACTCCGCGCCGCGACCTCACTGCCGATCATCCTGCTGGGCGGCATCACCGACCGGGCGAGCATGGACCTGGCGATGGCCGAGGGGTTCGACTTCGTCGCGATGGGTCGCGCGCTGCTGCGCGAGCCCGACCTGCCCCGGCGGATTGCCGCCGACCCCGACACCGTCTCGCGCTGCACGCACTGCAACGAGTGCATGCCCACCATCTACAGTCGCACCCGCTGCCCGATCCGCACCGGCGAACTCCCCGACCCCGTCGGCCGGTGA
- a CDS encoding metal-dependent hydrolase family protein: MTTTVLRNARLIDGNGGDPVDDAVVVIDGDTISYAGPAAGAPDVGDAAVDVDLKGNSVCPGFFDVHVHLALPGTKGSPVMMAMVPPSYCYFQLIDRLKVTLEAGVTTVRDLMGVDVGVRDAVAHGLIEGPRLLVADKMLSQTGGHADFHIPSGLSGTEIAGGVLVDSVDEARLEARELCREGVDVIKVASSGGVTSINDQPDYLGAREELVAALVEEGQNYGGRPVAAHAIGLKGITAAVEAGVRSIEHGYALTDELRQKMVENGQFLVPTLLETMHPDTATPQAVAKSEKWHKMAQESIKASVEAGIKIATGTDAGLVPDHGTNLGEVGLLVKFGGMTPLQAITAGTKTSAELCMVDDKLGTLEAGKLADVVVVKGDPSTDADLVGDKENILLVLKEGQTKSNRGGFAI; this comes from the coding sequence ATGACCACAACTGTGCTGCGCAACGCCCGCTTGATCGACGGAAACGGGGGCGACCCGGTCGACGACGCCGTCGTCGTGATCGACGGCGACACCATCTCCTACGCCGGTCCGGCCGCCGGGGCGCCGGACGTCGGTGATGCTGCGGTGGATGTGGATCTGAAGGGCAACTCCGTATGTCCGGGATTCTTCGACGTGCACGTGCATCTGGCGCTGCCGGGCACCAAGGGGTCGCCGGTGATGATGGCGATGGTTCCGCCGTCGTACTGCTACTTCCAGCTGATCGATCGCTTGAAGGTGACTCTCGAGGCGGGTGTGACGACCGTCCGGGATCTGATGGGTGTGGACGTGGGTGTGCGGGACGCGGTGGCGCACGGGCTGATCGAGGGCCCTCGGCTGCTGGTGGCCGACAAGATGCTCTCCCAGACCGGCGGTCACGCCGACTTCCACATCCCGTCGGGGCTGAGCGGCACCGAGATCGCCGGCGGCGTGCTGGTGGACAGTGTCGACGAGGCGCGCCTGGAGGCGCGTGAACTGTGCCGCGAAGGCGTCGACGTGATCAAGGTCGCCTCCAGCGGAGGAGTCACCTCCATCAACGATCAGCCCGACTACCTCGGTGCTCGGGAGGAGTTGGTCGCGGCGCTGGTCGAGGAGGGGCAGAACTATGGAGGCCGGCCGGTCGCGGCCCATGCGATCGGTCTCAAGGGAATCACGGCGGCGGTCGAGGCAGGTGTCCGCAGCATTGAACACGGCTACGCGCTGACCGACGAACTCCGTCAGAAGATGGTGGAGAACGGGCAGTTCCTGGTGCCGACTCTCTTGGAGACCATGCACCCGGACACGGCTACTCCGCAGGCAGTCGCCAAGAGTGAGAAGTGGCACAAGATGGCGCAGGAGTCCATCAAGGCTTCGGTGGAAGCCGGCATCAAGATCGCCACCGGCACCGATGCGGGTCTGGTGCCCGATCACGGCACCAACCTCGGCGAAGTGGGACTGTTGGTGAAGTTCGGCGGCATGACGCCGTTGCAGGCCATCACCGCGGGAACCAAGACCTCGGCGGAACTCTGCATGGTCGACGACAAGCTGGGCACGCTGGAGGCGGGCAAGCTCGCCGACGTCGTCGTGGTGAAGGGCGATCCGAGCACGGACGCCGATCTGGTCGGAGACAAGGAGAACATCCTGCTGGTGCTCAAGGAGGGGCAGACCAAGAGCAACCGAGGCGGCTTCGCGATCTGA
- a CDS encoding linear amide C-N hydrolase, whose translation MCTRVMWPDAHGAVIVGRNMDFHQDLHTNLWKLPRGIKRNDRVEGKLEWTAKYGSVVAGVYDILSADGVNEQGLAGHVLWLAESEYGTPDPQRPQLAMSVWLQYYLDNFATVGEAIAWTKENNPQVIPMADPTGGSHPAIHLALDDASGDSAILEYIDGELNVYHDRDYLVMTNSPSYDQQLELVKKYDGIGGDAPLPGTCDAKDRFARADFYVRHQVQPKNNLQALAAMQSIIRNTAQPFRTPEPGKPDASQTLWQVVIDLTNLRYVFESTTRPNTVWVDLKELDFSEGSGEWKLDLINDLEVEHGLSGNVTKKFAKHRKFHIVSIEQAKLIGEVVEKAMKTVGEVKEPAEGYAHKIQDSVNAKLAEFVDAE comes from the coding sequence ATGTGCACACGTGTGATGTGGCCGGACGCCCACGGCGCGGTCATCGTCGGCCGGAACATGGACTTCCATCAGGATCTCCATACCAATCTCTGGAAGCTCCCCCGCGGGATCAAGCGCAACGACCGCGTCGAGGGCAAGCTCGAATGGACCGCCAAATACGGCAGCGTCGTCGCCGGCGTGTACGACATCCTGTCGGCCGACGGCGTCAACGAACAGGGCCTGGCCGGTCACGTGCTGTGGCTGGCCGAGTCCGAATACGGCACCCCGGACCCGCAGCGCCCGCAGCTCGCCATGTCCGTGTGGCTGCAGTACTACCTGGACAACTTCGCCACCGTCGGCGAAGCGATCGCCTGGACCAAGGAGAACAATCCCCAGGTGATCCCGATGGCCGATCCGACAGGCGGCAGCCACCCCGCGATCCATCTCGCCCTCGACGACGCCAGCGGCGACTCGGCGATCCTCGAGTACATCGACGGCGAGCTGAACGTCTACCACGACCGCGACTACCTGGTCATGACCAATTCGCCGTCGTACGATCAGCAGCTCGAACTGGTCAAGAAGTACGACGGCATCGGCGGCGATGCGCCACTGCCCGGCACCTGCGATGCGAAAGACCGCTTCGCCCGCGCCGACTTCTACGTCCGCCACCAGGTGCAGCCGAAGAACAATCTGCAGGCGCTCGCCGCGATGCAGAGCATCATCCGGAACACCGCCCAGCCGTTCCGCACGCCGGAGCCGGGCAAGCCGGATGCCTCGCAGACGCTGTGGCAGGTGGTGATCGACCTGACGAACCTCCGCTACGTGTTCGAGTCGACGACTCGTCCCAACACCGTCTGGGTGGATCTGAAAGAACTGGATTTCAGTGAGGGTTCGGGCGAGTGGAAGCTCGACCTCATCAACGATCTCGAAGTCGAGCACGGCCTGTCCGGCAACGTCACGAAGAAGTTCGCCAAGCACCGCAAGTTCCACATCGTGTCCATCGAGCAGGCCAAGCTGATCGGCGAGGTCGTCGAGAAGGCGATGAAGACGGTCGGCGAGGTCAAGGAGCCGGCCGAGGGCTACGCGCACAAGATCCAAGACAGCGTCAACGCCAAACTCGCCGAGTTCGTCGACGCGGAGTGA